The genomic window GAGCGGAATGCCTTGATCGCGTAACTCTCAGAAAGCATTCATTTTGATGAACATACTGGTTTTTTCAAACTCTCTATTTAGGCAAACCCTGCGTTTTGACCCAGTATAAAAACAGGACAATTTCTCGTCCGTGTGTTAGTGTGTCATACAACGTAAGCGTTCATCTCAACAGCAACGGTTTGGACTATGGGCATACGCTGGAAAGATTATAAGGCCGAAGGGTTTTATGATGAATTGATCCACTCATCAGGTCGGGCCCGAAAAAGCGCGGCGCCTATTTGTCGTTATCTCGCAAAACTTAGCGATGAAGAACTTAGTGAAAGACGCGCCGCTGCCGATCTGGCGATCAAGTCCATGGGCATCAGCTTTACCGTGTATTCCGATGAAGAAGGCTCGATTGACCGAGCCTGGCCACTAGACATCGTTCCGCGAATTATCGAGAAGCAGGAATGGGATGTCATACAGGCAGGCCTGATACAGCGAGTTAAAGCACTCAATCTTTTCATCCAAGATATCTATCACGAACAGTCTGTAATCAAAGACGGCATCCTGCCGGCAGAGTTACTCGAAGATTCAAAAAACTTCCGTCCTCAATGCGTAGGTATCACTCCACCACTTGGTATCTGGGCGCATATTTGTGGCTCAGATCTGGTTCGCGATGCCGACGGAAAAGTCTATGTACTGGAAGACAATTTGCGCGTCCCCTCCGGCGTGTCGTATATGCTGGAAAACCGTCATGTCATGAAACGTGTATTCCCGGAGATGTTTGAAAATTATCATATCCAACCGGTAAACGAATACCCATCACAACTCTATGAAACGCTGGCCGCGCTATCCCCACGAAAATCGACAACGCCTGAAATCGTGGTTTTAACCCCAGGAATTTATAACTCTGCCTATTTTGAGCATTCCTATCTTGCGCAGCAAATGGGTGCCGAATTAGTCGAAGGCATGGACCTTATCGTTGGCGATGATGATTGCGTGTATATGAAAACCGTAGACGGTCTGACACGGGTTGATGTCATTTATCGTCGCATAGACGATGAGTTTCTCGACCCTGAAGTCTTTAATCCCAAGTCTATGCTCGGCGTACCAGGACTGATGCGCGCCTGGAAAAAAGGCAATGTCGCCCTGGCTAATGCACCGGGAGCAGGAGTTGCCGACGACAAAGTAATATACGCCTTTGTACCCAAAATGATTGAGTATTACCTAAATGAAAAAGCACTCATTCCCAATGTTCCAACCTATGTGTGTTATTACGAAGATGACCGCGAATTCGTGCTGAACAATATCAGCGATCTGGTTGTAAAACCTGCGAATGAATCCGGCGGCTATGGCATGTTAATCGGTCCGCATGCCAGCAAAGCAGAGCGTGAGCGATTTATAAAACTCATACGCAACGACCCACGCAACTATGTTGCGCAACCCATGTTGAAGCTGTCGACTACGCCA from Gammaproteobacteria bacterium includes these protein-coding regions:
- a CDS encoding circularly permuted type 2 ATP-grasp protein, coding for MGIRWKDYKAEGFYDELIHSSGRARKSAAPICRYLAKLSDEELSERRAAADLAIKSMGISFTVYSDEEGSIDRAWPLDIVPRIIEKQEWDVIQAGLIQRVKALNLFIQDIYHEQSVIKDGILPAELLEDSKNFRPQCVGITPPLGIWAHICGSDLVRDADGKVYVLEDNLRVPSGVSYMLENRHVMKRVFPEMFENYHIQPVNEYPSQLYETLAALSPRKSTTPEIVVLTPGIYNSAYFEHSYLAQQMGAELVEGMDLIVGDDDCVYMKTVDGLTRVDVIYRRIDDEFLDPEVFNPKSMLGVPGLMRAWKKGNVALANAPGAGVADDKVIYAFVPKMIEYYLNEKALIPNVPTYVCYYEDDREFVLNNISDLVVKPANESGGYGMLIGPHASKAERERFIKLIRNDPRNYVAQPMLKLSTTPTLIDKHMEARHLDLRPFILSGKETYVTTGGLTRVALRKGSTVVNSSQGGGSKDTWIVDLEA